A region of Mesoplodon densirostris isolate mMesDen1 chromosome 11, mMesDen1 primary haplotype, whole genome shotgun sequence DNA encodes the following proteins:
- the PHB2 gene encoding prohibitin-2, with amino-acid sequence MAQNLKDLAGRLPSGPRGMGTALKLLLGAGAVAYGVRESVFTVEGGHRAIFFNRIGGVQQDTILAEGLHFRIPWFQYPIIYDIRARPRKISSPTGSKDLQMVNISLRVLSRPNAAELPSMYQRLGLDYEERVLPSIVNEVLKSVVAKFNASQLITQRAQVSLLIRRELTERAKDFSLILDDVAITELSFSREYTAAVEAKQVAQQEAQRAQFLVEKAKQEQRQKIVQAEGEAEAAKMLGEALGKNPGYIKLRKIRAAQNISKTIATSQNRIYLTADNLVLNLQDESFTR; translated from the exons ATGGCCCAGAACTTGAAGGACTTGGCGGGACGGCTGCCCTCCGGGCCCCGGGGCATGGGCACGGCGCTGAAGCTGCTGCTGGGGGCCGGCGCCGTGGCGTACGGCGTCCGCGAGTCGGTGTTCACGG tggaaggagGGCACAGAGCCATTTTCTTTAATCGGATCGGAGGCGTGCAGCAGGACACCATTCTGGCCGAGGGCCTTCACTTCAG GATCCCCTGGTTCCAGTACCCCATCATCTATGACATTCGCGCCAGACCCCGAAAAATTTCCTCCCCCACAGGCTCCAAAG ACCTGCAGATGGTGAACATCTCCCTGCGGGTGCTGTCCAGACCCAACGCCGCGGAGCTTCCCAGCATGTACCAGCGCCTGGGGCTGGATTACGAGGAGCGCGTGTTGCCGTCCATCGTCAACGAGGTGCTCAAGAGCGTGGTGGCCAAGTTCAACGCCTCCCAGCTGATCACCCAGCGGGCCCAG GTGTCCTTGTTGATCCGACGGGAGCTGACAGAGAGGGCCAAGGACTTCAGCCTCATACTGGATGATGTAGCCATCACTGAGCTGAGCTTTAGCCGAGAATACACGGCTGCTGTAGAAGCTAAACAAGTGG CCCAGCAGGAGGCCCAGCGGGCCCAGTTCTTGGTGGAAAAAGCGAAGCAGGAACAGCGGCAGAAGATCGTGCAGGCCGAGGGTGAGGCTGAGGCCGCCAAGATG CTGGGAGAAGCTCTGGGCAAGAACCCAGGCTACATCAAGCTGCGCAAGATCCGGGCAGCCCAGAACATCTCCAAGACG ATCGCCACATCACAGAATCGTATCTATCTCACTGCTGACAACCTCGTGCTGAACCTACAGGATGAAAGTTTCACCCGGTGA
- the EMG1 gene encoding ribosomal RNA small subunit methyltransferase NEP1 translates to MAAPGGGFQPRERRAAEQEEDWDAVTPKRPRLGGGSKIGGRRLIVVLEGASLETVKAGKTYELLNCDKHKSMLLKNGRDPGEVRPDIAHQSLLMLMDSPLNRAGLLQVYIHTQKNVLIEVNPQTRIPRTFDRFCGLMVQLLHKLSVRAADGPQKLLKVIKNPVSHHFPVGCMKIGTSFSAPVIGDVRELVPSGDPVVFVVGAFAHGRVDVEYTEKMVSISNYPLSAALTCAKLTTAFEEAWGVI, encoded by the exons ATGGCAGCGCCCGGTGGTGGATTCCAGCCTCGTGAGCGGCGCGCCGCggagcaggaagaggactgggatGCTGTGACGCCCAAGCGGCCCCGACTCGGGGGGGGAAGCAAGATCGGAGGCCGTAGGCTCATTGTGGTGCTGGAAGGGGCCAGTCTGGAGACAGTCAAG GCGGGGAAGACGTATGAGCTGCTCAACTGTGACAAGCACAAGTCCATGTTGTTGAAGAACGGACGGGACCCTGGGGAAGTGAGACCAGACATAGCTCACCAG AGTTTACTGATGCTGATGGACAGTCCCCTGAACCGGGCTGGCTTGCTGCAGGTTTATATCCACACGCAGAAGAATGTGCTGATTGAAGTGAACCCCCAGACTCGAATTCCCAGAACCTTTGACCGCTTTTGTGGCCTCATGG TTCAGCTTTTACACAAACTCAGCGTTCGAGCAGCTGATGGCCCCCAGAAGCTCTTGAAG gtGATTAAGAATCCAGTGTCACATCACTTCCCAGTTGGCTGTATGAAAATCGGCACTTCTTTTTCCGCCCCGGTCATCGGCGATGTGCGTGAGCTGGTGCCCAGCGGCGACCCCGTTGTCTTCGTGGTGGGGGCCTTTGCCCACGGCAGG GTGGATGTGGAGTACACGGAGAAGATGGTGTCCATCAGCAACTACCCCCTCTCTGCTGCCCTCACCTGTGCAAAGCTCACCACAGCCTTTGAAGAAGCGTGGGGGGTCATTTGA